In Rouxiella sp. WC2420, the following proteins share a genomic window:
- a CDS encoding MFS transporter, translating to MFNSRVAPALKIAPEDIPATYKRYRIQALMSVFLGYLAYYIVRSNFILSTPYLKAHLELSATQIGLLSSCMLIAYGISKGVMSSLSDKMSPKIFMACGLFMCAVVNIGLGFSSMFWVFVALIICNGVFQGMGVGPSFITIANWFPKSVRGRITAFWNVSHNIGGGIVAPIVGVAFALVGTEHWQMASYIFPACIAILFTVVILVLGKGTPVQEGLPPLDEMIPEERNIIDHTHHALPPEDMTAFQIFYTFVLKNKNAWYVSFVDVFVYMVRFGVISWLPIYLLTVKHFSKEEMSVAFLFFEWAAIPSTLLAGWLTDKVFKGRRMPLAIICMTIIFFCLFGYWQSDSVVMISFFAATVGCLIYVPQFLASVQTMEIVPRFAVGSAVGLRGFLSYILGSSLGTILFGVMVDKFGWHAGFYLLMGGTVCGIIFCLLSHRGALELERNAAKFSKV from the coding sequence ATGTTTAATTCTCGCGTCGCGCCCGCATTGAAAATTGCACCGGAAGATATACCCGCTACTTATAAGCGTTATCGAATACAAGCGTTAATGAGCGTTTTTTTAGGTTATTTGGCCTATTATATTGTTAGAAGTAACTTCATACTTTCGACACCCTATCTAAAAGCGCATCTCGAACTCAGTGCGACTCAAATTGGTCTTTTAAGCAGTTGTATGCTTATTGCTTATGGAATAAGTAAAGGCGTAATGAGTAGCCTGTCAGACAAAATGAGTCCCAAGATCTTCATGGCTTGTGGGCTGTTTATGTGTGCAGTTGTCAATATCGGGCTGGGCTTTAGCAGCATGTTCTGGGTATTTGTTGCGTTGATCATCTGTAATGGTGTCTTTCAAGGGATGGGAGTAGGGCCTTCTTTTATCACCATTGCTAATTGGTTTCCTAAGTCGGTTCGTGGACGCATCACCGCTTTTTGGAATGTTTCCCATAATATAGGCGGAGGGATTGTTGCCCCTATCGTAGGTGTTGCTTTTGCTCTCGTAGGGACCGAACACTGGCAAATGGCGAGCTACATTTTCCCTGCATGTATCGCCATTCTTTTTACCGTGGTTATTTTGGTATTGGGTAAAGGTACGCCTGTTCAGGAAGGATTACCGCCTCTTGACGAAATGATACCGGAAGAAAGAAATATAATAGATCACACACATCATGCTCTTCCTCCTGAAGATATGACGGCCTTTCAAATCTTTTACACCTTTGTATTAAAGAATAAAAATGCCTGGTATGTCTCATTCGTTGATGTATTCGTGTATATGGTGCGCTTCGGGGTTATTAGCTGGTTACCTATTTATTTATTAACAGTTAAGCATTTCTCAAAAGAAGAGATGAGTGTCGCTTTCCTGTTTTTCGAATGGGCAGCTATTCCTTCTACTTTACTTGCGGGTTGGTTAACCGACAAGGTTTTCAAGGGTAGACGCATGCCGCTTGCCATTATCTGTATGACGATTATTTTCTTCTGTTTATTTGGATACTGGCAAAGTGATTCTGTAGTAATGATTTCATTTTTTGCGGCTACGGTAGGTTGTCTGATTTATGTACCGCAATTTTTGGCATCGGTACAAACTATGGAAATCGTTCCACGTTTTGCCGTAGGTTCTGCCGTTGGACTCAGAGGTTTTTTAAGTTACATATTAGGCAGCTCTCTGGGAACCATTTTATTCGGTGTCATGGTCGATAAATTTGGCTGGCATGCAGGATTTTACCTGTTAATGGGCGGTACGGTCTGCGGCATTATCTTCTGCTTGTTGTCGCACAGAGGAGCATTAGAGCTGGAGAGAAACGCGGCTAAATTTAGCAAAGTATAA
- the fhuB gene encoding Fe(3+)-hydroxamate ABC transporter permease FhuB has protein sequence MNRRNLSLTLTLLITIAVICSLLSVYNLHNQLPFALWHRALWQPNIDDVQQMLFHYSLMPRVTVAMLAGAGLGLVGLLFQQVLRNPLAEPSTLGVSAGAQLGLTVATLWSLPGGEITQQFAAMIGAIVVGLLVFGVAWGKRMSPVTLILAGLVLGLYCGAVSSLLGLFNYQQLQSIYLWNTGSLNQQDWTTTAFLLPRVAIVWLLAFLMQRPMTLLGLDDGVAKNLGLGLSAARFTVLTLAIFLSAQLVNAVGIIGFVGLFAPLLARTLGARRLSTRLILAPLIGALLLWLTDQIVLWLAGVWTEISTGAATALVGAPILLWLLPRLRHSAVPPPMNQGDHIPKERHHLVRWMLLAGILLLIGLVVALCFGRNAQGWHWSLGHQLNLLLPWRTPRVFAALAAGVMLASAGVIIQKLTGNPMASPEVLGISSGATFGVVLMLFLVPGDAFVWLLPAGSLGAAATLGIILLVSGLRQFSAERMLLTGIALSTVFNTILVMLMASGDPRMGDLLSWISGSTYSVTAAQAWRTGIIALVLLMLVPFCRRWINILPLGSVTGRAVGLALTPTRIALLSLTAIMTAVATLTVGPLSFVGLMAPHMARMLGFRRAIPQWMVASVMGGLLMMLADWCGRMIIFPNQIPAGLLATFIGAPYFIYLLRKQAS, from the coding sequence ATGAATCGACGCAATCTCAGCCTGACGCTGACTCTGTTAATCACCATTGCGGTCATTTGTTCGCTGCTCAGTGTTTATAATCTGCATAATCAGCTACCTTTTGCACTCTGGCATCGGGCGCTGTGGCAGCCAAACATCGACGACGTGCAGCAGATGCTGTTTCATTACAGCCTGATGCCGCGCGTCACGGTAGCAATGCTTGCCGGGGCTGGACTTGGACTGGTTGGGCTATTGTTTCAGCAGGTTCTGCGCAATCCGCTGGCCGAGCCTTCGACGCTGGGCGTTTCTGCCGGTGCGCAACTTGGCCTGACTGTCGCAACCCTATGGAGCTTGCCGGGCGGCGAAATCACCCAGCAGTTTGCCGCAATGATTGGCGCGATTGTAGTCGGGCTTCTGGTCTTTGGCGTGGCGTGGGGCAAGAGGATGTCGCCGGTGACACTGATCCTCGCCGGTCTGGTGCTGGGCCTTTATTGCGGCGCGGTCAGCAGCCTGCTCGGGCTGTTTAACTATCAGCAACTGCAAAGCATTTATCTGTGGAACACCGGCTCGTTGAATCAGCAGGACTGGACAACCACGGCGTTCCTGCTTCCCAGAGTCGCGATTGTCTGGCTGTTGGCTTTCTTGATGCAACGCCCAATGACACTGCTGGGGCTCGACGATGGCGTCGCCAAAAATCTGGGACTTGGTCTGTCAGCGGCTCGTTTCACAGTACTGACGCTGGCGATTTTCTTGAGTGCGCAGTTGGTAAACGCGGTGGGAATTATCGGCTTTGTCGGGCTATTCGCTCCGCTACTGGCAAGAACATTGGGCGCTCGCCGTCTGAGCACGCGTTTAATACTCGCGCCATTGATTGGCGCCCTGTTGCTGTGGCTTACTGACCAAATTGTACTTTGGCTGGCTGGCGTGTGGACTGAAATTTCTACCGGTGCGGCCACCGCATTAGTGGGCGCGCCGATCCTGCTGTGGTTGCTGCCGCGTTTACGTCATAGCGCCGTGCCGCCTCCAATGAATCAGGGCGATCATATCCCCAAAGAGCGGCATCATCTGGTTCGCTGGATGCTGCTGGCGGGCATTTTGCTACTCATAGGCTTGGTGGTCGCGCTGTGCTTTGGCCGTAACGCGCAAGGATGGCACTGGTCGCTGGGGCATCAGCTGAACCTGCTGCTGCCCTGGCGCACGCCGCGAGTGTTTGCCGCATTGGCGGCGGGAGTCATGCTGGCTTCTGCTGGCGTAATCATTCAAAAGCTGACCGGCAATCCGATGGCCAGTCCAGAAGTGTTGGGTATCAGCTCGGGTGCAACCTTTGGCGTGGTGCTGATGTTGTTTCTGGTGCCTGGCGACGCGTTCGTGTGGCTGTTACCTGCGGGGAGCCTTGGCGCAGCGGCAACTTTAGGCATTATTCTGCTGGTTTCCGGCCTGAGGCAATTTTCGGCAGAGCGCATGCTATTAACCGGTATAGCCCTGAGCACTGTGTTCAACACGATACTGGTAATGCTGATGGCCAGTGGCGATCCTCGGATGGGCGATTTACTGTCGTGGATCTCTGGCTCAACCTATTCGGTTACTGCGGCCCAGGCCTGGCGTACTGGTATTATTGCTCTGGTGCTATTGATGCTGGTGCCGTTCTGTCGCCGGTGGATCAATATTTTGCCACTCGGCAGCGTGACCGGTCGTGCGGTAGGGCTTGCACTTACGCCGACGCGCATAGCATTGCTGTCATTGACGGCAATAATGACCGCTGTGGCGACCTTGACCGTCGGGCCGCTGAGTTTTGTCGGACTAATGGCCCCACATATGGCGAGAATGCTGGGTTTCCGCCGGGCTATTCCGCAGTGGATGGTAGCGAGTGTGATGGGTGGATTACTGATGATGCTTGCCGACTGGTGCGGGCGGATGATTATCTTCCCCAATCAGATCCCGGCAGGGCTGCTGGCAACCTTTATTGGCGCACCATACTTTATCTACCTGTTGCGTAAACAGGCGTCATAA
- the fhuD gene encoding Fe(3+)-hydroxamate ABC transporter substrate-binding protein FhuD: protein MIDLNNLTRRRLLQIMALTPLAAALPAFSTPGTSLSRIIALEWLPAELLIALGVMPMGIADIPNYNLWVEEPKLAPSVIEVGQRTAPNLELMQQLAPSLILVSQGYGPKASQLAPIAPVLSVVANDGTGHPLQQAIRSLHKLADYLGLQERAATHLQAYQQVLEQTRQQVKAATDRPLLLFSFLDKRHVLVFGEGSLLQEVMNDVGLTNAWKGEKSFWGSVTVGIERLASIKHARALCFDHGSSALIDEVSKTPLWQSLSFVREKQLNVVPAVWFYGATISAMRFCHILSTTLGKPL, encoded by the coding sequence ATGATTGATTTAAATAATTTAACTCGCCGTCGTCTGTTGCAGATAATGGCGCTGACCCCACTCGCGGCAGCCTTGCCGGCTTTTAGTACTCCCGGCACGAGTCTGAGTCGCATTATCGCCCTTGAATGGTTACCCGCCGAGCTGTTGATTGCACTGGGCGTGATGCCAATGGGCATCGCGGACATCCCCAACTATAACCTGTGGGTCGAAGAGCCCAAACTTGCCCCGTCGGTTATCGAGGTCGGTCAACGCACTGCGCCGAATCTTGAGTTGATGCAGCAGCTAGCGCCATCGCTGATCCTGGTTTCACAAGGTTATGGTCCAAAAGCCAGTCAACTGGCGCCGATTGCTCCGGTACTAAGCGTGGTCGCTAATGACGGCACCGGGCATCCGCTGCAACAGGCGATCCGCTCGCTGCATAAACTGGCCGATTATCTGGGGTTGCAGGAGCGCGCGGCGACACATCTACAGGCCTATCAGCAGGTGCTGGAGCAGACTCGACAACAGGTGAAGGCTGCCACCGATCGGCCATTATTACTGTTCTCCTTTTTGGATAAACGCCACGTACTGGTTTTCGGCGAAGGCAGTTTATTGCAGGAAGTGATGAACGACGTAGGGCTGACCAACGCCTGGAAAGGCGAGAAAAGCTTTTGGGGCAGCGTGACAGTTGGCATAGAGCGGCTGGCGTCAATCAAGCACGCCCGCGCCCTGTGCTTCGATCACGGTAGTTCGGCCCTGATCGACGAAGTGTCAAAAACGCCGCTGTGGCAGTCGCTATCTTTCGTACGTGAAAAACAGCTCAACGTAGTACCCGCCGTCTGGTTCTATGGCGCCACAATTAGCGCCATGCGATTTTGCCATATCCTGTCGACCACACTCGGTAAGCCATTATGA